AATGTTTATTAAGAGGCTTAGTTTATAAAAAGCATTTTTAAAATCTGAATACAACAACATTTAAAGGAGAGATATTTACAAACCAAGAATACCTGAAAAGCTTGGGAATGCTAATAGAAAGggggaaattaaaaaaaaaataaattcacaAGAGGTAAAAGGTATAGATAATGCTTGCATTCGTTAAGAAGGCAGCTGATTTATTGGAAGCTAGTGAAGAGGTGAAGATGGCATCATTTGAGAGAGGAGACATTGGAATAAGAACATTCAACCAGCTTGAGAAAATTGAAGGGGAGGAGAAAGTGAAAGTTGATTAGTGAAAAGGCTTATTGCAAGCCAAAATGATAGTGAAAGGGATGCTCAATAGGTATATGCATAACATTTCTTTTAgtgttaaaatattttcttgttCCACAACATGGTTTTTGATATGGTTTGGTATAGCTATGGATTTGAACGAGGTTGATATGATTTTGTGAAACATACACCTTTCTTTTTGAGAATTGTGAAGGAATCATTTTTCagattttcttgtttattttgATACATATGGTTATTTGATTGGCTGTTGGTTGAATACATTTATAAAATGGTACGTTTTACAAATTtgcactttaattattttaataattaagtTAAGTGaatgaatatttttaatatactcAGTACACATTATCACAAACAATTGATTCACAATGTGGCAGTGTTTGAATCTTTCTCAGGGTGATGTAGCCTTGTTGAGATTTGAAGGCTACATGATTTAATTCTGCAGCAAATTTTGGTTCCTATTTGGATTTATCTGAATTATAGAACAATCTTCATGCTTTCGCTCAGTTGGAACACCTATCAGCTTCAAAACTGAAGAAAGATCtgcttctaaaagaagaaaacagcAGAAAGCTGATTGAGATATGAAATGTCTTTGACTCTTGCTAGATTTTTATATGGCAGAGTGAAGATATAAGTGATAATAGAAGAGAACAGGGAAGAATAGATATgataagagagagaagaaaagagaaagtatTTAGCCACATCTATTCCAGAAAAATTTCGCATACAACTCCAGCAATCGGCAGAATCAGCTGGCTACAACCCCACTTATAGGGGCCTGTCACTAATCATAGTCCTACCAGGTCTCCTTTAAAGGGATATGAACTAATTGCAAAGAGCTGAATAAAACCCTTACTGAAAGCCTTGATTGGCTGCTCTTTCCAATTCAATCAGGGTTCCTTAAATTAGTCATGAAACTGAAACAAAATAAGTGACTAAATTACCCCAATATAAGCCTCTGTTATTGTTCACAGTACTGCAGCACGAACGGTACCTATGAATGGAAACAGACTATTAACTTCCAGAAAGAAAAAGATACTGAAACGATGCCTAATAACTGAAAATCAAATAAATTTCAGCAGCTTAAGCTTCAAAATTCTGATTGCATCTGAAGGTTAGTACCATCAATGGTAAAAGTCCTAGGCCTCCAACCTAACAATCGAAcagtttattttattctctATGGTTGCTTTCTCAGGATTGAAAACCCAAGGATAACTATCCTTAACCCTTTATATCTTTAAACTGCTTTTTTCAGGTTAACTGCAACCCAGTCAACACAGCATATTTTGCTATCGGAGTTTATTTGTTCTGCAGGTCTCTAATGTTTTCCAATATGTTGATAGCCTGGAGAAGTTGTAGTTTAAATTTCATCTCAGCGTAACTAAACCAAGCCTTAATCCCGAACTAGTTGGCATTGGCTAATGTAGTTTAAATTTCATGTTATATTGAAATTTATAGATTTTTGGTCATGTGAATTTGTATTTGTTATATTCGTCAAACAAGCAAGTTCTTCTGAAGAATTTTATTAAGCATGAAATTATCCGAGTATTGCAGTACAATGCCATTGAGGGTTGTGTTTGGGTTTGTTTTAGCTTTTAGTTGGTGCCTTGTTGATCAATGTAGTTACCGAGTCTTGCTTTATTTAATTCATCATATGACTAGAGGAATTCTGGAAGGTTGCTCCTCGCTTTCACGAGATTGAACTTTGTTGCCAGTAAGGTTGGTCTCTACCTGCCAAACGGCATTAGTTTTTAGTTTCATGACAGCTTCTTTGTTCATCCAAAATTGTCTTTCCTCAAATTTAACACCAATTCACAAAGGGGTTAATGTCAAGTTGGGAGCTGGTCCATGTGACTAGTGGTCATGGTTATAGTTAGTACCTCTGTCATGTTTCCTTTCTCCACGTTTTTTGTGCACAATTGTTAAGGGTTGGTTCCAATTTGTGAAGATGACCAGCAAATATCATATCATACATTATGCTAATGAATCTGAGCTTATTAATGGATTTATTGTTAAGATTCAAGGTGAAGCGAATTCACTAAAATTCAAGACTTTCGGTTCAGAAGTCAGGTGTTATGGGTTGGCATATGCTTCTGTAGTATGAAGTTTGGCTGCATGACCTCTTTGATATCTGGTGGAAGCAAAGGTGTGAGGGGATTTCTCATTTCAATGCTTAATGACTTGCATGTCTCTAGCCTCGTGTTGACTAAAGTCATTGCCACATGATGTAGCTCATTAATAATTTGCTGGACAGCTTTTGGTAGTTCTACACTTCTACTTGTCAACAATCATCAGTCATGTCATGTGTCTGGGTACTGGAAACTATGTACATTGTGTAGGGAGTATTgcttcattttttaaaaaattctgtCTGAATACAGTTCAGTGTTCTTTGGATATTCTTGTCCTACATCTTAGAATGAATTCACAAATTGGAATAGAAACTCATATTATGTTGCCACTTCTGTAGCTGTGTTTTCCTTATATTTTGTTTGTAAGTTCTGTCCATCATTCAGAAATACAAGTATGCATTATGAAGGCTTTGGCATTTCGTAtggattttatttattaaaagtAAACATAATTTTCTATGATATGATTTCATATCATGCTCCATTTCTTGTGCCTGTCGCTGTTGAAGGCACCCCAACATTAGCAGTCAAAATGGAGCAATTTGCTTGGACATTTTGAAAGATCAATGGAGCCCTGCCCTCACTTTGAAAACTGCATTGCTCTCGCTGCAAGCTCTGCTGTCAGCACCCGAACCTGATGACCCCCAGGATGCTGTTGTTGCGCAGCAGGTATAAAATTATGCTCCACACTCCTTTCCACCCACATGATATGttaatttttgtatatatacTGATCACCCTTTACATCTTGCAGTACCTGCGTCAGTACCCAACTTTTGTTGCTACAGCTCGCTACTGGACAGAGGCCTTTGCCAAAAGGACATTAGTTGGAATTGAAGAGAAGGTGCACCTGATATAAATGTTTTTTGTGTTTGAATACCAGAGCTTGCAGGAATCTAATGAATTTACCTTTTTAATGATTTCAGGTGCAGAAGCTGGTGGAAATGGGTTTCTCTGAGGATTTAGTGAGGAACACACTGGAGAGTGTAAATGGTGATGAGAACTTGGCTCTTGAAAAGCTATGCTCAGGCTGAAGCCCATGCTTCCCAGTTCAAGgtgtaatattttttaaatccaTCCAGACATATCATCTTCTCCCATCATCTTTATTCAGGTTAGCTTCTTAGTTACAGTTTGACATGAAAGAGGTTACTCGTGCACATGTAACAGACATGCTTTCTCATTAACAAGTTTCTTACCATAATTTTTCGCTTATTCTCTTCTATTCACTTGCATGATGATGTCTTCTAGGACATGGAcaatc
This is a stretch of genomic DNA from Phoenix dactylifera cultivar Barhee BC4 chromosome 9, palm_55x_up_171113_PBpolish2nd_filt_p, whole genome shotgun sequence. It encodes these proteins:
- the LOC103715319 gene encoding ubiquitin-conjugating enzyme E2 27 isoform X2; translated protein: MLDVSRVQKELVECNRDKAISGVNITLHDGGSDLSHLSGTITGPVGTPYEGGTFRIDIRLSSAYPFEPPKMQFITKVWHPNISSQNGAICLDILKDQWSPALTLKTALLSLQALLSAPEPDDPQDAVVAQQYLRQYPTFVATARYWTEAFAKRTLVGIEEKVQKLVEMGFSEDLVRNTLESVNGDENLALEKLCSG
- the LOC103715319 gene encoding ubiquitin-conjugating enzyme E2 27 isoform X1, giving the protein MLDVSRVQKELVECNRDKAISGVNITLHDGGSDLSHLSGTITGPVGTPYEGGTFRIDIRLSREIYSKDCTNLKEWNWSRLTFVEVLPSMGKCTEQELCAYPFEPPKMQFITKVWHPNISSQNGAICLDILKDQWSPALTLKTALLSLQALLSAPEPDDPQDAVVAQQYLRQYPTFVATARYWTEAFAKRTLVGIEEKVQKLVEMGFSEDLVRNTLESVNGDENLALEKLCSG